One Alphaproteobacteria bacterium DNA segment encodes these proteins:
- the panB gene encoding 3-methyl-2-oxobutanoate hydroxymethyltransferase, with product MMNIFDFNKKKAAGEKLTMVTCYDYTSAQLVNKSEIDCILVGDSLAMTMHGFPSTVHATVDMMASHTAAVARGAKDKFIVGDLPFLAYRKSLTENVNAVQAIMQAGAHAVKLEGASGNTGFIQHLADSGVPVMGHIGLTPQFVHLLGGYHVQGKTDESAKRLMEEAFALQQAGCFSLVLECVPTELATQITKELKIATIGIGAGPNTDGQVLVFQDLLGLNTDFKPKFVKKFMNGADLVTAALDDYHNAVTTGAFPDAEHSFGSKKLAKTA from the coding sequence ATGATGAACATTTTCGACTTCAACAAAAAGAAAGCCGCCGGCGAAAAGCTGACGATGGTGACGTGCTACGACTACACCTCGGCACAGCTGGTCAACAAATCGGAAATCGACTGTATACTGGTGGGCGACAGCCTTGCCATGACCATGCACGGCTTTCCGTCCACCGTTCATGCGACCGTCGACATGATGGCGTCGCATACCGCCGCCGTCGCACGCGGCGCGAAAGATAAATTTATCGTGGGCGACCTGCCGTTCCTCGCCTACCGCAAATCGCTCACCGAAAACGTCAATGCCGTGCAGGCGATCATGCAGGCGGGCGCACATGCCGTGAAGCTGGAGGGCGCATCGGGCAATACCGGTTTTATCCAGCATCTTGCGGATTCCGGCGTGCCGGTCATGGGCCATATCGGCCTCACCCCGCAATTCGTCCACCTGCTTGGTGGATACCATGTGCAGGGCAAGACCGATGAAAGCGCCAAGCGCCTGATGGAAGAGGCATTCGCCCTGCAACAAGCTGGCTGCTTCTCCCTTGTGCTGGAATGCGTGCCGACAGAACTCGCGACGCAGATCACCAAGGAATTGAAAATCGCGACCATCGGCATCGGCGCGGGCCCGAACACGGATGGTCAGGTGCTGGTGTTCCAGGATCTCCTCGGTCTCAACACAGATTTCAAGCCGAAATTCGTCAAGAAGTTTATGAACGGCGCAGACCTCGTCACCGCCGCGCTGGATGATTACCACAACGCCGTCACCACAGGAGCATTCCCCGATGCCGAGCATAGTTTCGGATCCAAGAAGCTGGCAAAAACAGCGTAA
- a CDS encoding DUF2520 domain-containing protein → MRQVPNKYLIIGNGRLARHLCHYFSLLKIKDYSKWDRSQPLARLHELATGATHILLAIKDSAIEPFIDEHLADIAPCDHIVILNTAFDAVKKSRNADSVKGIEAAIKSFDEAHPQLNAAGRRQVAALLKIVDTLRAAVKAGDEVAVAARTKELGQGLHTLKTSLPMATKVHFSGSLVTKKAWGAHPLMTFGQQLYTLDKYLAIPFVVDEKAPPFRALLPGLHNQNVRLSAQQKAKYHAACVMAGNFSCILWQKLFDTLQGEFGFPPNIADMYLKQQTENLLTDYKTALTGPLARGDIETIEKNLKALSGDPFKAVYESFVKAYASSQTKLREKAS, encoded by the coding sequence ATGAGACAAGTACCAAACAAATACCTGATCATTGGCAATGGCCGCCTTGCGCGGCATTTATGCCATTATTTTTCCCTGCTTAAAATCAAAGACTATTCGAAATGGGATCGCTCCCAGCCTTTGGCGCGCCTGCATGAGCTTGCGACCGGCGCCACGCATATCCTGCTGGCGATCAAGGACAGCGCGATCGAGCCGTTTATCGACGAGCATCTGGCCGATATCGCGCCTTGCGACCATATCGTCATTCTCAACACAGCTTTCGATGCCGTCAAAAAATCGCGCAACGCCGACAGCGTGAAGGGCATCGAGGCCGCGATCAAATCCTTTGACGAAGCGCATCCGCAGCTGAACGCCGCCGGCCGCCGCCAGGTCGCTGCATTGCTGAAGATCGTTGATACGCTGCGTGCCGCCGTGAAGGCTGGCGACGAAGTTGCCGTGGCCGCACGCACCAAGGAATTGGGGCAGGGGCTCCATACGCTCAAAACCTCGCTGCCGATGGCGACCAAGGTGCATTTTTCCGGCAGCCTTGTGACCAAGAAGGCATGGGGCGCGCATCCGTTGATGACGTTTGGCCAGCAGCTTTACACGCTCGACAAATATCTCGCCATTCCGTTTGTCGTGGATGAAAAAGCACCGCCGTTCCGCGCGCTGCTGCCCGGCCTGCATAACCAGAATGTGCGCCTTAGCGCGCAGCAAAAGGCGAAATACCATGCGGCCTGCGTGATGGCGGGTAATTTTTCCTGCATCCTGTGGCAGAAACTGTTCGACACGCTGCAGGGCGAATTCGGATTTCCGCCGAATATCGCCGATATGTACCTGAAGCAGCAGACCGAAAATTTACTGACGGACTACAAAACCGCGCTGACGGGCCCGCTTGCCCGCGGCGACATCGAGACGATCGAGAAAAACCTGAAGGCTCTCTCGGGCGACCCTTTCAAGGCCGTTTACGAGTCCTTCGTCAAAGCATACGCATCTTCACAAACCAAGTTACGGGAGAAGGCATCATGA
- a CDS encoding type III pantothenate kinase, translating to MLLCLDVGNTHIVGALFDDKKLALRFRYATHQLGTSDQFGIFLRNMLETNGINYEKIKVAALCSVVPSCNFTIRHAFVTYFPKAEYFVLQAGVKTGINIKYKNPTEVGADLIAGAIGAVDAFPNKNCIIADLGTATTLIAVTKKADFLGGVIMPGMRLSMEALKSNTAKLMEVDIEEPNTYLGQSTRECIQRGLYFGHLGALREIIAGYKKELFAGEDAVVIGTGGFSQLFKDQKVFDAILPDIVPQGIRIAYENSKAAAAKMAG from the coding sequence ATGTTACTGTGTCTCGACGTCGGCAACACCCATATCGTCGGCGCTTTGTTCGATGACAAGAAACTGGCATTACGTTTTAGGTATGCCACGCATCAGCTCGGCACTTCCGACCAGTTCGGTATTTTCCTGCGCAATATGCTTGAGACGAACGGCATCAATTACGAAAAAATCAAGGTCGCCGCGCTCTGCTCAGTTGTGCCCAGCTGCAATTTCACCATCCGCCATGCCTTCGTCACCTATTTCCCCAAGGCCGAATATTTCGTGCTGCAGGCGGGCGTGAAGACCGGCATCAACATCAAATACAAAAACCCCACCGAAGTGGGCGCGGATCTTATTGCGGGTGCGATTGGCGCGGTTGATGCATTCCCGAACAAGAACTGCATCATCGCCGATCTCGGCACCGCCACCACGCTCATTGCTGTCACCAAGAAAGCCGATTTCCTCGGCGGCGTGATCATGCCCGGCATGCGCCTGTCGATGGAGGCGCTGAAATCAAACACCGCGAAACTGATGGAGGTGGATATCGAGGAGCCGAACACTTACCTTGGCCAGTCCACGCGCGAATGCATCCAGCGCGGATTGTATTTCGGTCATCTTGGCGCGCTGCGCGAAATCATCGCGGGCTATAAAAAGGAATTGTTTGCCGGCGAAGACGCTGTCGTGATCGGCACCGGCGGTTTTTCACAGCTGTTCAAGGACCAGAAAGTTTTCGATGCCATCCTGCCCGATATCGTGCCGCAGGGTATCCGCATCGCCTATGAAAACTCCAAGGCGGCTGCGGCGAAGATGGCGGGATAA
- a CDS encoding HlyC/CorC family transporter: MDTNHWFELVGFVCMLLASGFFAGAETALTGASRARMVALEADGNKMASLVLHLREKKEQLISALLLGNSFMNIFASALATSVLVQVLGDNTGVVVATMGVTVIVFIFAEVVPKTYALMHADRMALALAVPVRIVIALFSPVTITVGKVVGTMFKAFGVDTHGHSETAHEEELRGAIELFKESEEEVPSDQGKGAMMRSIMDLADVKVEKIMIHRRSVNMINLDLPVAQIVDEVLHSAYTRIPAWRDSPDNIVGVVHTKLLLQELRHCNGDVSKINMQAAMMEPWFIPESTTVFDQLQAFRRRREHFAIMVDEYGVVTGMITMEDILEEIVGQIDDEHDVAVSGVRAQPDGGYIIDGKVTIRDLNRDLGWSLPDDDYSTVAGLVLFESQRIPAVGQVFHFFECRFEIVKKQRNQVMLVKVTPLTTTAPGLTQHKEGYA, encoded by the coding sequence ATGGATACCAACCATTGGTTTGAACTTGTCGGTTTTGTCTGCATGCTGCTGGCATCAGGTTTTTTCGCGGGCGCGGAAACGGCGCTGACGGGCGCATCCCGTGCGCGCATGGTGGCGCTGGAAGCCGACGGCAATAAAATGGCGAGCCTTGTGCTGCATCTGCGGGAGAAGAAAGAACAGCTGATCAGCGCGCTGCTGCTCGGCAACAGTTTCATGAACATCTTTGCCTCCGCTCTTGCAACATCCGTGCTGGTGCAGGTGCTGGGCGACAATACCGGCGTCGTAGTCGCCACCATGGGCGTGACCGTGATCGTGTTTATTTTCGCCGAAGTCGTGCCGAAAACCTATGCGCTGATGCATGCCGACCGCATGGCTCTGGCGCTGGCCGTTCCGGTGCGCATTGTGATCGCCCTGTTCTCGCCGGTTACCATCACCGTTGGCAAGGTTGTCGGTACAATGTTCAAGGCATTCGGTGTCGATACCCACGGCCATTCGGAGACGGCCCACGAAGAAGAACTGCGCGGCGCAATCGAGCTGTTCAAGGAGTCCGAGGAAGAAGTGCCGTCCGATCAGGGCAAAGGCGCGATGATGCGCTCCATCATGGATCTCGCCGATGTGAAGGTGGAGAAAATCATGATCCACCGCCGCTCCGTCAACATGATCAACCTCGACCTGCCGGTCGCGCAGATCGTCGATGAAGTGCTGCACAGCGCTTATACCCGCATCCCGGCATGGCGCGACAGCCCCGATAATATCGTGGGTGTCGTGCATACGAAACTGCTGCTGCAGGAACTGCGCCATTGCAACGGAGATGTATCGAAAATCAACATGCAGGCAGCAATGATGGAGCCGTGGTTTATCCCGGAATCCACGACGGTATTTGATCAGCTGCAGGCATTCCGCCGCCGCCGCGAACATTTTGCAATAATGGTCGATGAGTATGGCGTCGTCACCGGCATGATCACGATGGAAGATATTTTGGAAGAAATCGTCGGCCAGATCGACGATGAACACGATGTTGCCGTGTCGGGGGTGCGCGCGCAGCCGGACGGCGGTTATATTATCGACGGCAAGGTCACGATACGCGACCTGAACCGCGACCTTGGCTGGTCGCTGCCGGATGACGATTATTCGACCGTTGCTGGTCTTGTGCTTTTTGAATCGCAGCGTATTCCGGCTGTTGGTCAGGTATTTCATTTCTTTGAATGCCGCTTTGAAATTGTAAAGAAGCAGCGCAACCAGGTAATGCTTGTCAAGGTTACGCCGCTGACGACGACTGCCCCTGGCCTGACGCAGCATAAGGAAGGTTACGCATGA
- the asnB gene encoding asparagine synthase (glutamine-hydrolyzing) has protein sequence MSGIAGYLGHPQELAVLQSMVRKLKHRGPDGEGFHIEPPVYMGMSRLATIDPDENWQPLYSEDRQFAIAFSGELYNYKEEREKLIKKGIAFRTQTDTEVVLNLYRTYGFTCVSHMRGHFAFAVHDMQKGLVFLARDPMGVQPLYYTTTQSGSFVFASEIKSLLEHPSVRATPDLVGVDAFLTLGYTPGEAGLFKGIHMLPPGHRMIWNPGLHVAIEPYWQWDSNAKPDPAHKTDEDFQRQFETLFEEAVALRQIPDVSLGAFATGSLESAAVLWAMAKNTSKPISVFSGSLGRDIDGVPGPAEIAGRIGAVHHAIEFEPEFMDRLPELVWALDQPVADPNILTMHLMARLASSKVKVAMSGIGANNLFMNYPQHDTLLAAYGMPKFFWKLFTHTKDYMPLATIARKLHFSGKIGPRNKQRLADFAEAMHSGTLQQQYMGVASLINARDRQEIYGGAMTPVVGAFTDRERPQQSWPTPLAALMGMQGDHLLQDGTLTVVDKLAGFNSLGVRLPFMDHKLFAFMLGVPDRLRRTDSSRKVLLRNYVARVMPNFVGAPLKVPVMQPGTGILDQCLARGPLRDMVEVCLSEQSIRRRGLFEPQAIRQMVANAKGGGGMSQKQVFALLVTELWFRIFIDHEKGWISS, from the coding sequence ATGAGCGGGATCGCGGGATATCTGGGCCATCCGCAGGAACTTGCCGTGCTGCAGTCTATGGTGCGGAAACTGAAACACCGCGGGCCGGATGGGGAAGGGTTTCATATCGAGCCGCCTGTGTATATGGGCATGAGCCGCCTCGCCACCATCGACCCCGACGAAAACTGGCAGCCGCTTTATTCCGAAGACCGGCAATTCGCCATCGCTTTTTCCGGGGAGTTATACAACTACAAGGAAGAACGCGAGAAGCTGATTAAAAAGGGTATCGCCTTTCGCACACAGACCGATACAGAAGTCGTGCTGAACCTGTACCGTACCTATGGTTTCACCTGCGTTAGTCATATGCGCGGGCATTTTGCTTTTGCGGTACATGACATGCAAAAGGGTCTGGTGTTTCTGGCACGCGACCCGATGGGCGTTCAGCCGCTTTATTACACTACTACGCAATCCGGATCATTCGTCTTTGCTTCCGAAATCAAGTCGCTGCTGGAACATCCGTCCGTCCGCGCGACGCCCGACCTGGTGGGCGTCGATGCGTTCCTGACGCTGGGATATACGCCGGGAGAGGCGGGGCTGTTCAAGGGGATCCATATGCTGCCGCCCGGCCACCGCATGATCTGGAATCCGGGTCTGCACGTGGCGATCGAACCGTACTGGCAATGGGATAGCAATGCTAAGCCCGACCCGGCGCATAAAACCGACGAGGATTTCCAGAGGCAGTTCGAGACGCTGTTCGAAGAAGCGGTCGCGCTGCGCCAGATACCCGATGTGTCGCTGGGTGCCTTCGCGACCGGCAGTCTGGAATCCGCAGCCGTGCTATGGGCGATGGCCAAAAACACCAGCAAGCCGATCAGTGTTTTTTCCGGGTCGCTTGGGCGCGATATCGACGGGGTACCGGGGCCTGCAGAAATTGCAGGGCGTATCGGTGCAGTACATCATGCCATCGAGTTCGAACCAGAATTCATGGACAGGCTGCCCGAGCTTGTCTGGGCGCTTGACCAGCCAGTTGCCGATCCAAATATCTTGACGATGCACCTTATGGCGCGCCTTGCGTCATCAAAGGTCAAGGTCGCGATGTCGGGTATCGGCGCAAACAACCTGTTCATGAACTATCCGCAGCACGATACGCTGCTGGCCGCCTATGGCATGCCGAAATTTTTCTGGAAGCTTTTCACGCACACGAAAGATTACATGCCGCTTGCCACGATCGCGCGCAAGCTGCATTTCAGCGGAAAAATCGGCCCTCGCAACAAGCAGCGGCTCGCCGATTTTGCAGAGGCCATGCATAGCGGCACACTTCAGCAGCAATATATGGGGGTTGCATCGCTCATAAACGCGCGCGACCGGCAGGAAATTTACGGCGGCGCGATGACACCGGTCGTTGGCGCGTTCACCGACCGCGAAAGGCCGCAGCAGTCGTGGCCGACGCCGCTTGCGGCGCTGATGGGCATGCAGGGCGACCATTTACTGCAAGATGGTACGCTGACGGTCGTTGACAAGCTTGCGGGGTTCAACTCGCTGGGTGTCCGCCTGCCTTTTATGGATCACAAGCTATTCGCGTTCATGCTGGGCGTGCCGGACCGCCTGCGCCGTACAGATAGCAGCCGCAAGGTGCTTTTGAGAAACTATGTTGCGCGCGTGATGCCGAATTTTGTGGGCGCGCCTCTGAAGGTGCCGGTCATGCAGCCGGGCACGGGGATTCTGGATCAATGCCTAGCGCGCGGGCCGCTGCGCGACATGGTCGAAGTGTGCCTGTCTGAACAAAGTATCCGCCGCCGCGGATTGTTTGAACCGCAGGCGATCCGGCAAATGGTTGCGAATGCGAAGGGTGGTGGCGGCATGTCGCAGAAACAGGTTTTTGCCTTGCTCGTGACCGAACTATGGTTCAGGATATTCATCGATCACGAAAAAGGCTGGATTTCATCATAA
- the panC gene encoding pantoate--beta-alanine ligase — protein MPSIVSDPRSWQKQRKELKGTLGFVPTMGNLHEGHIALARRAKAENDHVIVSLFVNPTQFNQRSDYEKYARTFDADVKLLEEAGVDFVLYPDEPAMYPDKYDVQVIEKTISKELEGEFRPGHFEGMLTVVLKLLNIAQADRAYFGEKDFQQLTLVKKMVEAFFVPTEIIPCPTIRQEDGLALSSRNGRLSPEQRKQAVEISRLLKSSLSDDDIMKKLAEAGFRPEYVATKWGRRLAAAWLGDVRLIDNVPLSEVKKDRAA, from the coding sequence ATGCCGAGCATAGTTTCGGATCCAAGAAGCTGGCAAAAACAGCGTAAGGAACTCAAAGGCACTCTCGGCTTCGTACCGACGATGGGCAACCTGCATGAAGGCCATATCGCGCTCGCGCGTCGCGCGAAGGCGGAAAACGACCATGTGATCGTCAGTCTTTTCGTGAACCCGACGCAGTTCAACCAGCGGTCGGACTACGAGAAATATGCGCGCACCTTTGATGCCGATGTGAAGCTTCTGGAGGAGGCGGGTGTCGATTTCGTCCTCTATCCCGACGAACCGGCGATGTATCCCGATAAATACGATGTACAGGTGATCGAAAAAACGATTTCGAAAGAGCTGGAGGGCGAATTCCGCCCCGGCCATTTCGAAGGCATGCTGACGGTCGTGCTGAAACTGCTCAATATCGCACAGGCCGACCGCGCGTATTTTGGCGAGAAAGATTTCCAGCAATTGACGCTCGTGAAAAAAATGGTCGAGGCGTTTTTCGTGCCGACCGAAATCATCCCTTGCCCGACCATCCGGCAGGAAGACGGTCTTGCGCTGTCCTCCCGCAACGGCCGCCTGAGCCCCGAGCAGCGCAAACAGGCAGTAGAAATCTCCCGACTTCTGAAAAGCAGCCTGTCGGATGACGACATCATGAAAAAGCTGGCCGAAGCGGGCTTTCGCCCTGAATACGTTGCCACAAAATGGGGCCGCCGCCTGGCCGCCGCCTGGCTCGGCGATGTGCGCCTTATTGACAACGTGCCGCTATCTGAGGTTAAAAAGGACAGGGCAGCTTAA
- a CDS encoding sel1 repeat family protein — protein sequence MFRQIMMAITLCAALVAAPAYATQSVYVTPDLAALQALATQGDALSQNHLAVMYAEGRGVEQNYRHASNWFRRAAEQGDAFGQYSLATMYSQGLGLPQDHAQAAKWYGKAALQGDSKAQFLLGKAYYTGTGVAKSQVKALDWFLAASKGGEREADKYLQLIQYKNQIAMKQMQDGNSVKAALSPFGQQSATETATHSLGIVYLQGLGAAVSLEAILLWVVLPILCMLGLFAI from the coding sequence ATGTTTAGACAGATTATGATGGCAATTACGCTCTGCGCGGCTCTGGTCGCTGCACCGGCCTATGCCACCCAGTCTGTCTATGTCACCCCTGATCTCGCCGCTCTGCAGGCTTTAGCGACGCAGGGCGATGCTCTTTCCCAAAACCATCTTGCCGTGATGTATGCCGAAGGCCGTGGCGTTGAACAAAATTACCGGCACGCCTCCAACTGGTTCCGCCGCGCCGCCGAACAGGGCGATGCCTTTGGCCAGTACAGCCTTGCCACCATGTATTCCCAAGGCCTCGGCCTTCCGCAAGACCACGCGCAGGCCGCAAAATGGTACGGCAAGGCCGCGCTGCAAGGCGACTCCAAGGCGCAATTCCTGCTGGGCAAAGCCTATTATACCGGCACCGGTGTCGCCAAAAGCCAGGTCAAAGCGCTTGACTGGTTCCTGGCCGCTTCCAAAGGCGGCGAACGTGAAGCCGACAAATACCTGCAGCTGATCCAGTATAAAAACCAGATTGCGATGAAACAGATGCAGGACGGCAATTCGGTGAAAGCCGCCCTCTCGCCCTTCGGCCAGCAAAGCGCGACAGAAACCGCTACCCACAGCCTTGGCATCGTTTATCTGCAAGGTCTTGGCGCGGCGGTGAGCCTTGAAGCGATCCTGCTCTGGGTCGTGCTGCCTATCCTTTGCATGCTCGGCCTCTTCGCGATATAA
- a CDS encoding GGDEF domain-containing protein: MSKSSFDADKTSSTYQMLTMLLIAFALGAAALHFVIDGKQKYLLQTTSMAEQQFGLAQTVAMLVAQHQLDNEESTLDNLKEKAALLLQQNDTIASYFLPVMGQASLKDTSALQTLGLSSMRGIAGAAFSYTSAPNDENAKQRVAEISTMATKELRENWGKDVATYTAALQKQIAMMTYGLYGLSGIAALLALYLSAGMFKPAAQYIKSLLEHIDHVAATDTLTGLYNRVMLFKVTAMLISGAKRHKQELAVLAIDIDELQKINDAHGRAAGDGAIKAVAATLGQVLRNSDVMGRVAGQEFAIFLPATDEYRASLVAEKLRAAVEETHFAVKEHMIMLRVSVGVAEIQPHHKNSDDMLRAAETALRHAKENGRNKVICLSKIQSIAPATTMAV; this comes from the coding sequence ATGAGCAAGTCCTCTTTCGATGCCGACAAGACAAGCAGCACCTACCAGATGCTAACCATGCTGCTGATCGCTTTCGCGCTGGGCGCGGCGGCGCTGCATTTTGTCATCGACGGCAAGCAGAAATACCTGCTGCAAACCACATCGATGGCGGAACAGCAATTCGGACTTGCGCAGACCGTAGCTATGCTGGTCGCGCAGCACCAGCTGGACAACGAAGAATCCACGCTCGACAACCTGAAGGAAAAAGCCGCGCTGCTGTTGCAGCAGAACGATACGATCGCGTCGTATTTCCTGCCCGTGATGGGTCAGGCTTCGCTGAAGGATACATCCGCGCTGCAGACGCTGGGATTAAGCTCGATGCGCGGGATCGCGGGCGCGGCATTCAGCTATACGTCCGCCCCGAATGATGAAAACGCCAAGCAGCGCGTAGCGGAAATTTCGACCATGGCGACAAAGGAACTGCGCGAAAACTGGGGCAAGGACGTTGCGACATATACCGCCGCCCTGCAAAAACAGATCGCCATGATGACCTATGGCCTTTACGGGTTGTCCGGCATCGCGGCGCTGCTGGCGCTTTATTTATCGGCCGGCATGTTCAAGCCTGCCGCGCAGTACATCAAATCCCTGCTGGAACATATCGACCATGTGGCGGCGACCGATACGCTGACGGGGCTTTATAACCGCGTCATGTTGTTCAAGGTGACGGCGATGCTGATCAGCGGGGCAAAACGCCATAAGCAGGAACTGGCCGTGCTGGCAATCGATATCGACGAATTGCAGAAAATCAACGACGCGCATGGCCGCGCGGCGGGCGACGGCGCAATCAAGGCCGTGGCCGCGACGCTGGGGCAGGTCCTTCGCAATTCCGACGTCATGGGCCGCGTGGCGGGACAGGAATTCGCGATCTTCCTGCCGGCGACCGATGAATACCGCGCATCGCTGGTGGCCGAAAAGCTGCGTGCCGCTGTGGAAGAAACGCATTTCGCAGTCAAAGAACACATGATCATGCTGCGCGTCAGCGTCGGCGTGGCGGAAATCCAGCCGCATCACAAAAACTCCGACGACATGCTGCGCGCCGCGGAAACGGCACTGCGCCACGCCAAGGAAAACGGACGCAACAAAGTGATCTGCCTCAGCAAGATCCAATCTATCGCCCCCGCCACAACGATGGCGGTATAA
- a CDS encoding YceI family protein: MKRILLATAAVVMFAMPVVAQAAETYNFDPNHTNINWNANHFGFSNPSGRFGLKDGSITIDEAAPANSSVNVTIDVNGLVTGIPKFDEHLKSADFLDTAKFPEATFKSTKVETGADNTAKVTGDLTLHGVTKPVVLDVKLNKQGENPMTKIKSVGFSGKTVIKRSEFGIDKYVPNVSDEVTIAIEAEAGLK, encoded by the coding sequence ATGAAGCGTATTCTTCTTGCGACCGCCGCGGTCGTCATGTTCGCGATGCCGGTTGTCGCGCAGGCCGCCGAAACCTATAACTTCGACCCCAACCACACCAACATCAACTGGAATGCAAACCATTTCGGTTTCTCGAACCCCTCGGGCCGTTTCGGCCTGAAAGACGGCTCGATTACGATTGACGAAGCCGCGCCCGCGAACAGCAGCGTCAATGTCACGATCGACGTGAACGGCCTTGTGACCGGCATACCGAAATTCGACGAGCACCTGAAATCGGCGGATTTCCTCGACACCGCGAAATTCCCCGAAGCGACCTTCAAAAGCACGAAGGTTGAAACCGGCGCGGACAACACAGCGAAAGTCACCGGCGACCTGACGCTGCATGGCGTGACCAAGCCGGTCGTGCTGGATGTGAAACTGAACAAGCAGGGCGAAAACCCGATGACGAAAATCAAGTCGGTCGGCTTCTCCGGCAAGACGGTCATCAAGCGCTCCGAATTCGGCATCGACAAATACGTGCCGAACGTGTCGGACGAAGTGACCATCGCCATCGAAGCAGAAGCGGGCTTGAAATAA
- the coaBC gene encoding bifunctional phosphopantothenoylcysteine decarboxylase/phosphopantothenate--cysteine ligase CoaBC: MVTASKQLSGRRVLLIISGGIAAYKGLELIRRLRDTGLDVRCILTSGGAQFITPLSVAALSENKVHTDIFSLTDESEMGHIRLARECDLVLVAPASANIIARAARGLADDLASTVLLATDKPVMFAPAMNPVMLANAAVQENLAILRQRGYGIIEPGVGGTACGEIGSGRLAEVPDIVTIVSDFFLKGAPLRGFKALVTSGPTFEPLDPVRFLGNRSSGKQGHAIAEALAFAGAEVTLISGPVSEPPPRFVQTLQVQTAREMLEACLKSLPVDIAVCAAAVADFRPEDVSDRKIKKSGNDPVSLKLVQNPDILATLSHSNQRPKLVIGFAAETNDGMENAQAKLTKKGCDWLVLNDVGGGKVFGQDSNIVTLLRNSGNGIASETWAEKSKKDVARDLVAQAAAFMLKPA; this comes from the coding sequence ATGGTGACTGCATCCAAACAGCTTTCCGGCCGGCGCGTGCTCCTGATTATTTCGGGCGGTATTGCGGCATATAAGGGGCTGGAGCTGATACGACGGCTGCGCGATACGGGGCTGGATGTGCGCTGCATCCTGACATCTGGCGGCGCGCAGTTTATTACACCTCTATCCGTCGCCGCGTTGTCGGAAAATAAAGTCCATACCGATATCTTCTCCCTCACCGATGAGTCCGAAATGGGGCATATCCGCTTGGCGCGGGAATGTGACCTTGTGCTGGTCGCGCCCGCTTCGGCGAATATCATTGCGCGTGCGGCGCGCGGCTTGGCGGATGATCTGGCATCGACCGTTTTGCTGGCGACCGACAAGCCTGTCATGTTCGCGCCCGCGATGAACCCTGTGATGCTGGCGAATGCCGCCGTGCAGGAGAACCTAGCGATTTTGCGCCAGCGCGGATATGGCATTATCGAGCCGGGCGTGGGCGGCACCGCCTGCGGCGAAATCGGATCCGGCCGTTTGGCCGAAGTGCCCGATATCGTCACCATCGTCAGCGATTTTTTTTTGAAGGGCGCACCGCTCCGCGGGTTTAAGGCGCTTGTCACATCGGGCCCGACATTCGAACCGCTGGATCCCGTGCGTTTCCTCGGCAACCGTTCATCCGGCAAGCAGGGACATGCGATTGCGGAAGCGCTCGCCTTCGCGGGTGCAGAAGTGACATTGATCAGCGGCCCCGTGAGCGAGCCCCCGCCCCGATTTGTGCAGACGTTGCAGGTGCAGACCGCACGCGAGATGCTGGAAGCCTGCCTAAAATCCCTGCCCGTGGATATCGCCGTCTGCGCGGCCGCTGTTGCCGATTTCCGTCCCGAAGATGTATCCGACCGCAAAATCAAAAAATCGGGCAATGATCCTGTATCGCTGAAACTGGTGCAGAATCCCGATATTCTCGCGACCCTGTCGCATAGCAACCAGCGTCCGAAACTTGTCATCGGCTTCGCGGCAGAGACGAATGACGGGATGGAAAATGCCCAGGCGAAGCTGACGAAAAAAGGATGCGACTGGCTGGTGCTGAACGATGTCGGCGGCGGCAAGGTGTTCGGGCAGGACAGCAATATCGTGACGCTGCTGCGCAACTCCGGCAACGGTATTGCATCCGAAACATGGGCCGAGAAATCGAAGAAAGATGTCGCCCGCGACTTGGTCGCGCAGGCCGCCGCTTTCATGCTTAAACCAGCCTAA